CACTATCCTTGTTCTGCTGTAATTCTCACTCATCTTTCATGGTGAGGACATCGGTAGGTAGGCAGTTTGGGTGGGGCGCCACACCCTCGAAAAAATATCAAGGGTGCCCTATGGTCAACTCATGTGAGTCAGCAACTCACAGGAGAGTGTCAAGAGCATAAGTTGGCTTGACGTGATTTCGCATAGCAAGAAATCACGAGTGGAAACACGGGTCTAACGAACCAATACGCCTTTTTGGTGAGGGCTATTGACTACAGAAAAGCTACCCTGGGGATAACAGAGTCGTCGCCGGCAAGAGCACATATCGACCCGGCGGCTTGCTACCTCGATGTCGGTTCTTTCCATCCTGGCTGTGCAGCAGCAGCCAAGGGTGAGGTTGTTCGCCTATTAAAGGGGATCGTGAGCTGGGTTCAGACCGTCGTGAGACAGGTCGGTTACTATCTGATGGGAGTGTTCGAAATCTGAGAGCAAGAATGAAATAGTACGAGAGGAACTTTCATTCGTCACCTCTGGTGTATCGGTTGTCTGATAAGGCAGTGCCGAGCAGCTACGTGGCACGAGATAAAAACTGAAAGCATCTAAGTTTGAAACTTCGCTTGAAAAGAGATTTCGTTATAGAGCACCGGTAAAAGACCGGGTTAATAGGCTTGGGATGTACGCACGAAGGTAACGACGTGTTTAGTCCGCAAGTACTAACGCTCAAATCCAGATTCTTTAATTGAATATGGTATGCCTCGATGATTACACAATGGATGATTGGTTACTCCAATGGAATGCGTGGTAGATGGATATTGGCATCATGAAAATGTGCCTTTGATCCTCTTGAGAATTGTCTCCTACCGGCATATATTGCAGTATCCGCTGTGCCCAGACGTTATCCGAATGCAAAACCTATCAAGGTATATCCTTTATAAACAGTAACTGCTTATATATTATGCCAGATTACTGTGCCAAGTTGGCGGAGCGGCCACGCGGTTGCCTGCAGAGCAACTCTACTCCCGTTCAAATCGGGAACTTGGCTTGGGGGATCATGCGGCCATAGCAGAGAGGCTCCACACGGACCCATTCCGAACCCGGCAGTTAAGCTCTCTTACGTCGGCTATTGTACTGAGGTATGCGAATTCTCGGGAAGTTGTCAACGCTGCACCCCCCCTTATTCTTTTGAAATGTTTTCTTGTGATTTTTTTGTATAGAGCGTGAGCTGTTTTGTTGTTTTTGTTTTCCTGTGTGTTTTATCCGGATACAGTAAGAGTATCCTGCATACATCGGGCCGGAAAGGGAAAATGATGGAACACGAAAACAGGATGTACAGAGTTATATTTTTCATAACGTTTCTCTTGCGCGCTCCTATCCATTTGCCGTTTGGAAAATGATCAATTATGTTCACCGATGCAAATATATGGTTATTGTTGAATATATTTTAAATATGATTGAATACCACCTGTATCTATGTTCCCGAAAGATGGTCATACGACCCTCACAGTGGATGATATCCCCAAAAAATGGTATAATATCGCTGTCGATATAGGTTCTCCGGAGATTCTCAATCCCGGGACAATGAAACCAGTGACTCATGATGATCTTGCCCCGGTTTTCTGTAAATCCTCGGTCGAGCAGGAACTCGACACGACGCACCGGTTCATCGATATCCCGGAAGTAGTCAGAGAAGCATATGCCCAGTTCGGCCGCGTTACGCCGCTTCAGCGTGCATATCATCTTGAACAGTACCTAAAAACGCCTGCCAAGATTTACTTCAAGCGTGAAGATGTCAGCCCGACGGGCAGCCACAAACTCAACAGCGCCATTGCTCAGGCATACTATAACAAACGTGACGGAACAGAACATCTGACCACCGAGACGGGAGCTGGTCAGTGGGGGTCTGCCTTATCACTCTCCTGTAACTACTTCGATCTTGATTTGATCGTTTTCATGGTCAAGGTGAGTTTTGAACAGAAACCGTTCCGCAGATCCATCATGGAAACCTACGGAGGCACCGTCTATCCCTCGCCGAGTTCGGTGACCGAGTATGGAAAATCCGTTCTGGCAAAAGACCCGTCGTACGGCGGAACTCTTGGAACTGCCATTACGGAAGCTGTTGAAATGGCCGTCAAAGATCCCACCGGCAAAACAAAGTACAGTCTGGGCAGTGTCGCTAATCACGTATGTATGCACCAGACCGTGATCGGTCAGGAGTTGATCTGCCAGTTGAATGAAATTGACGTCACGCCGGATCATATGATCGCATGCGTAGGAGGAGGAAGTAACTTTGCAGGATTTACCTTCCCGATGATCCATAAAAAACTCCATGGAAAAGTCGATACAAATTTCCTTGCTGTCGAGCCGTCCGAAGTACCTTCACTTACAAAAGGAGAATACCGGTATGATTTCGGTGATTCCGGCTGTATCACTCCGATGTTCAAAATGCATACGCTTGGGCACGACTTCACGCCGAATGCCGTTCACGCCGGCGGTCTTCGGTATCACGGCATGAATCCGCTCGTCTCAAGACTGTACGACAACAAAACCATCAATGCAGTATCCTATACGCAGGAGCAGGTTTTTCAGGCAACCGTTACCTTTGCGAGAACTGAAGGCATCATTCCGGCACCCGAGTCCTCTCACGCGATTCGGGCAGCTGTCGAACTTGCTCTTGAAGCAAAGAAAAAGAATGAGGAACAGATCATTGTCTTCAATCTTTCAGGGCACGGCCTGCTTGATATGACCGGATATGCAAATCACTTCAAAACCTGTAAACAGACAGTGATTGAAGTCTAATTTTTTTTGAAAAAATACTGTGAATCAGACGGCAGTATGCGCAGTCCTGACGAATGATTTTCTCTTCTCGGCGTCTCTGACACCATTTTTCTTTACCCCTGTGTGAACATCCACCGCGTAAGGGTGAACCCGCTCAATCGCCACGGCCAGATTTTCCGGGGTAAGACCTCCGGCAAGGATCACCGGTATCTTTGATGATTCCACGATTTTCGCACTGATGCTCCAGTCATGTGTAAGTCCGGTCCCTCCAAGCCTGTCGGGAGTTCGCGTATCAAGAATGATCGCATCTGCATAGACAGCTGCCTCTTGCGCTGTTTGTACGGCTGACATATCCATAACATGAACTGCTTTCAGGATCCGAATATACGGCAGCGTCTCCCGAATCAGTGTAATATCTTCTGGCGTGATCGTGTTCTGGATCTGGGTTGTGGTGCATCCGGATCGCTGGATGAGATCAATAATAGAACATGCATCCTGCAGATGCGTTACTGCCACCGGTTCGATAAATGGGGGGAGTGTTTTTATCATCGCCGCCGCTTCCTCTGGGCTTACGGAATCCTGGGTCACATGGGTGATCCCCATCAGAAAACCTACCGCATCCGCCCCGGCGTCGATGGCACATTTCAGGTCTGCAAAACTTCCGATACCGCAGATTTTACATTTCATCGTTTACCTCTATGTCATACACGGCATGCCAGCTGGTCGGCGAATAGGATCGAAGGAATCGTTCGGTGATTTTCGCCTGTGGAAAAGCACGCTGGATGTCGTCATTGTGTTCTCCTTCTTTTTCGACAAGCGAGTAAAGATGGATAACTGCGCCCTTCGCCACAAGTTTGGCTGCTCCTGCTAAAAATCCGTATGCTGCGAAGGGCAGGTTCATGATTATGCGGTCAAACTTCAGCGAATCGAGCATATCCGGAAGATTCATCGCATCTCCGAGAATCGGAACTACGTTATGCAGATGGTTTAACCTGATATTTTTCTGAAGAAGATAAACTGCCGATGGGTTTATATCGTTTGCAACGACAAGCTTCGCCTTTCCAGCGAGCATCACGGGGAATGGGCCAACGCCGGCGAACATATCTAGAATTATTTCTCCCTCTTTCATGGATGAAAGAATTCTCTGGCGTTCATTCGATAGTCTTGCCGAAAAGTATGCGGCGGTTAGATCGATGATCATTCTGTGGCCGTACTCATGATACATTGTCTCGGTTGTGTTATCTCCCGCAAGAACTCTGAACGTTTTTGTTCTAAACTCTCCTTCGACTGGTGAGGTGGCAAAAAGGGCCGTGTGGGCTGAAGGCCTCGCCGCGAGAATCTTTTCCGCTCCGACGATATCCTCCTCCTGAAGAACGACGATCCCGCCGATCTGTTCATGGCGGGGAAGTTCTTCACGTATGCCTGCGGTGGAAAACTCTGCCTGAAGGTCCGTCTTTTCCAGAACGGGGATAAGCAGATGGCCATCCTCGACGTACGGTCGAAGGCTTCGGTCTGCTTTTCCTTCGGCAATCAGTTTCCTGCGCCCTTCTTCCCCTTCGCGGACAGGGATTCGCACGCACCACTGCACGACTTTTTCACTCATTTTTTGCACTCCGGATCTTTTCACACAGATTGCCTGCGGCTTTTGTAATATCTGGGGCACTTACCACGGCGGATATGACGCATATTCCGTCTAACCCTGCTTTGATCACTTCAGGGATATTTTCGCAGTTAATCCCGCCGATGCCGAGAACAGGGATCTCTTTTTGTACTGCATTTCTTACTGCAGAAATACAGGAAATTCCGTGACCAGTTCCGGCGTCAGGTTTCGACCCCGTCGAAAAAACCGGACTTACCGCTACATAATTCGCTCCGTCCTGAACTCCTTTCAGTGCCTCTTCAACCGAACCGATCGAGATTCCTATGATGAAACCCTCAGGAACGAGGCGTCGTACGACGTCCACGGGCAGATCGCTCTGCCCCAGATGAACGCCGTCCGCTTTCGAGGCGAGAGCGATATCCAGCCGGTCGTTGACGATGAAGAGGGCTTTATCTTTCGTGATGCTGCGGATTTTCACGGCTTCAGCAAAGAGGGATGCTGAATCCATCTCCTTGTCGCGAAGCTGAATCACGTTTGCTCCTCCTTCAACTGCCAGCTTTGCTATCTCTGCATGGGAATGGCCGTTTGAGAGATTCTCGTCGGTTACCACATAGAGATCGTACTTCATTGATACTCGGAAATCCTCGCAGATTTGATGAACTGTTCGTTTGTGAGCGAAGCGACTGCATCGAAAAATGCCGGCTTGAACGAGCCGGGACCTTTAGCAGTTTTCGCCGCTTCTTCTCCGGCGATGCCGAGCGCGGTCATCGCGGTGATGCATCCGTCCATGGAATCGGAAACTGCAGCGCAGGCTCCGCAGACTGCGCTCGCCATACAGCCGGTGCCGGATATTTTTCCCATGATTGGAACGCCGTTCAACACGCCGGCGACGCGTTTCCCGTCACTTATGATATCTTCTGCCCCGCTTATGACGATCGTGCATCCGTACTCTTTTGCTAAACTGCGTGCGATCTCCTTTGGATCTCCGGATATATTTCCGGAATCAACTCCGCGGACCGTTGCCGAGACTCCGGCGAGGGTGCCGATCTCTCCGGCATTTCCTTTGATGACGGCGAGGGGAAATTCGTTTATAAACCTCTCCGCGGTTTGTGTACGGTAGGGGGTCGCCCCGGCCCCCACCGGATCAAGGACGATGGGAATCCCGCATTTCTGTGCTTCGTTTGCCGCGGCAAGCATTCCTTCGATCTGTTTTTCATCGAGCGTTCCGATATTCAGAACTAGAGCGCTCGCTATTTTTATCATATCTACAACATCTTCGGGCGCGTGGGACATAACGGGCGAAGCGCCGAAGCATATTGTCATATTTGCGCAGTCATTTACGGTAACGTAATTGGTTATCTGATGAACCAGGGGATTTCTCTCTCTGACAAGGTCCAGAATCTGAGCGTATTTCTGCATATGCCTGAATACTATTCGCCTGTTTGACAGAAAAATGTATTAGTCCCCTCTGAACTATTCTATAATTATGGATGAATATCTCGCAAAGATCCGCTCAGGCGATCTGAAACTTTATGCACTGGAAAAGAGTATGCCGGCAGACGATGCCGTCTCTCTTCGCCGCAAATATATCGAAGAGGAGACCGGCGCGGATCTTTCCGCTGTTGGAACCTATACGATGCCCATTGACCGCGTAGTGACCAGAAATATCGAGAATATGATCGGCTGCGTTCAGATCCCTCTTGGAGTGGCCGGCCCTATATCTGTCAAAGGCGAGTATGCGAACGGCAGTTTCTGGCTTCCGCTTGCCACGACCGAGGGTGCTCTGGTTGCCTCGATCAACAGGGGGTGCGGAGCCATCACCAAAGCCGGGGGTGCCGAGGTTCGTATTCTCAGGGATGGGATGACCCGTGCTCCCGTTTTTGCGGCGAAAAGCGTGGCGCACGCGGCTGAAGTTGCAAGATGGGCAGAGGACAATCTCCTTCTTTTAAAAGTCGCCGCCGAAGAAACCACTAATCACGGCGAGCTGATTGGACTAACCACCTATACGGCAGGCACAAGCGTTTTCATCCGCTTTGAGTTCGACACGAAGGATGCGATGGGCATGAACATGGCGACTATCGCCTCGGAAGCCGCGGCCCATCTGATAGAAGAGGAGACGAAAGCAAAACTGATCGCCGTTTCGGGGAACATGTGCTGCGACAAAAAACCCTCCGCAATAAACATTATCGAAGGTCGGGGCAAAACGGTTTCAGCCGGTGTTTTCCTCTCGGATGAACTTGTATCCACAGTTTTTAAAACCAACTCGGCGACCCTTGCCGAGGTCAACACCCGGAAAAATCTGACTGGTTCTGCCCGGGCGGCCTCCTTTGGATTCAATGCCCAGGCAGCGAACGTGGTCGCCGCCATGTTCATTGCCTGCGGACAGGACCCGGCGCATGTTGTTGAGGGAAGCAATACGATCACGACCGTGGATCTGGTCGAAGGGGGAGTCTATGTCTCGGTCACGCTTCCGTCGCTTCAGGTCGGAACGATCGGCGGGGGGACAAGTATTGCACCTCAGAACGCGAATCTTTCTCTGCTTGGCGTTGCCAACGGGGCGGAAAATCCGGGAGACAATGCAAAAGCGTTTGCCGAGATCGTGGCGTCCGGTGTTCTGGCCGGCGAGTTGTCGCTTCTTGGAGCGCTTGGGGCCCAGCATCTTGGAAAAGCTCACCGTGAACTTGGCAGAGGCGAAAAGTAACCTCCCCTCATTTTATTGTGCGCTTTTTTCCGAGTTCTTCGCTAGTTTAATGCGCGGAGAATCTCTTACATTCGCCTCGTAACTCCCCGTTTTTTATATTTTCAATGAGGTGAATTATCTGGGATAATGTTGATTTATCGGTATTTGTCGTGTGATAAATGCCGTATATCTGAATATAATGGTCCTAATTTCATCACTATGTATTATATCCAGAAGATTGATGTTGTCACCGTGCTAATCATTAGCACACATGTTTGGAAAACATATCCGTATGGAACGGATTATCGACCGAAATTCCAGTCGTGCCGTAATTGTACCATTGGATCACGGCATTTCGATGGGCCCTATACCTGGACTCACCGATATGCGTGACACCATAAATAAAATCTCGATTGGCGGAGCAACGGCCGTCCTTATGCACAAAGGGATGGTTCCCTACGGTCATCGGACATCCGGAAAAGATATCGGTTTGATCGTCCACCTTTCCGCAGGTACCGGTCTTGGAACCGATCCTAACTCCAAGGTCATCGTTACGACCGTCGAGGAGGCAATCACGCTTGGAGCGGATGCCGTATCCATTCACATCAATTTGGGAGCTGATACCGAACCCGAGATGATCTGCAATGCTGGAGAGATCTCCCGCAAATGCCAGCAGTGGGGCATGCCGCTTCTTGCTATGGTCTACCCGCGTGGTAAAAACATCAAAGACTCGTTCGATGTGGATGCCCTCAAAACCTGTGCCCGAGTCGCCGCCGAACTTGGTGCCGATCTCGTCAAAACCAGTTACACAGGAGATATCGATACGTTCCGTGAAGTCGTCAGGGGTGCACAGATCCCGGTCGTCATCGCCGGAGGTCCAAAGATGGGCTCTGATTTGGAAATGCTTCAGATGGTTCGCGACTCCCTTGATGCAGGAGGAAAAGGTGTTTCGATAGGAAGAAACATCTTCCAGCACAATGATATCATCGGTATAACCTCGGCTGTATCCGATATCGTATTAAGGGACGCATCCGTGGAAGAAGCAGCCAAACATCTCACCCGGTGAAAAATATATGACAATCCAACTCCCTCCAATCCTGATTCGTGCCGACCACCTACAGACCTATGACGAACGAAAGGCAATTGTCGCCTCAGCTCTTGAATCCGGGTATACCCATATTATTCTAAGACCCGAAGACGAGGCTCTTCGTCATCTCGGCAGATATACAGCAATACTAGCCGAAGGCAAAAATCTCATGTATTCCGGGCAACGCATCGGCGTTCTCCTGAATCTGACCGGTGCCGAGGAGATGGAGGAGGCGTATAGCCTGAAGAATGCCGTTCCAAATCTTATCATCTCCCCCGAAAACTGGAAGGTCATCCTTCTTGAAAATCTCATCTCCAGGTTCCAGAATACCGAGACGAGTGTATATATTTGCGTGAAGACCCCTGAAGAAGCCCGTCTCGCTTTCCAAACAATGGAAGTGGGATGCGACGGGATCGTCATCACGCCGGATGGTCCGGCCGATCTTGCCGCATTTTCCGGAATCAGAACTGATGAATATCCGATAGTCGATCTTGAAACCGCAGTGGTCACGAAGATTTCCACGCTCTCCTTAGGGGACCGTGTTTGTATCGATACGTGCTCGCTTCTTGAGCAGGGCGAAGGCATGCTTATTGGTTCTCAGTCCTCCTGTCTTTTCCTCGTCTGCTCGGAAAGTTTCGAAAGCGAGTACGTAAACTCGCGACCTTTCCGCGTAAATGCCGGGGCAGTGCATTCGTATATTCTCTGCCCTGACGGTACGACGAAATATCTTTCAGAGATCGCGAGCGGGGCAGAACTGCTTTCCAGAATGCCGGACGGCAGCCTGCGGACCGTGAATGTCGGCAGAGTAAAAATCGAGATCCGCCCCATGCTCTATATCGAGGCAAAGGCTGGAGGGAAGACGTACTCCGTCGTTCTCCAGAATGCCGAGACCATACGCCTTGGAACGCCCTCGGGAGCGGTTTCCGTTTCGGATCTCTCGATCGGCGATCTGGTTTATGTCAGACTTGAAAGCGGCGGCCGCCACTTCGGACATACGATGGCGGAGACAATCTGCGAAAAATGACTGCAAATTGTGCCGTTATCGTGGCGAATGACGAGAGAGAAGTGCGAACTCTCTCAGGAGAAGCGATCTCGAAAGGAGCGCAGGCTCTTGAATTCCGGCTGGATTCCTTCCCGGTCATTCCTGCAGACCTCTCCTTTCTTTCGTGCGGCGTAACATCAGTAGCCACACTCAGGTCTCCCTTGGATGAAGAGCGGAAGGAGATTTTCCTCCGTGCTCTTGCGTCGGGTGCGGCATACATCGACATAGAATCGGACTCGGTTCTGAGAAATCAGTTCC
The sequence above is a segment of the uncultured Methanocorpusculum sp. genome. Coding sequences within it:
- a CDS encoding phosphoribosylanthranilate isomerase, with protein sequence MKCKICGIGSFADLKCAIDAGADAVGFLMGITHVTQDSVSPEEAAAMIKTLPPFIEPVAVTHLQDACSIIDLIQRSGCTTTQIQNTITPEDITLIRETLPYIRILKAVHVMDMSAVQTAQEAAVYADAIILDTRTPDRLGGTGLTHDWSISAKIVESSKIPVILAGGLTPENLAVAIERVHPYAVDVHTGVKKNGVRDAEKRKSFVRTAHTAV
- a CDS encoding 2-amino-3,7-dideoxy-D-threo-hept-6-ulosonate synthase → MERIIDRNSSRAVIVPLDHGISMGPIPGLTDMRDTINKISIGGATAVLMHKGMVPYGHRTSGKDIGLIVHLSAGTGLGTDPNSKVIVTTVEEAITLGADAVSIHINLGADTEPEMICNAGEISRKCQQWGMPLLAMVYPRGKNIKDSFDVDALKTCARVAAELGADLVKTSYTGDIDTFREVVRGAQIPVVIAGGPKMGSDLEMLQMVRDSLDAGGKGVSIGRNIFQHNDIIGITSAVSDIVLRDASVEEAAKHLTR
- the thiE gene encoding thiamine phosphate synthase yields the protein MKYDLYVVTDENLSNGHSHAEIAKLAVEGGANVIQLRDKEMDSASLFAEAVKIRSITKDKALFIVNDRLDIALASKADGVHLGQSDLPVDVVRRLVPEGFIIGISIGSVEEALKGVQDGANYVAVSPVFSTGSKPDAGTGHGISCISAVRNAVQKEIPVLGIGGINCENIPEVIKAGLDGICVISAVVSAPDITKAAGNLCEKIRSAKNE
- the thiM gene encoding hydroxyethylthiazole kinase, which encodes MQKYAQILDLVRERNPLVHQITNYVTVNDCANMTICFGASPVMSHAPEDVVDMIKIASALVLNIGTLDEKQIEGMLAAANEAQKCGIPIVLDPVGAGATPYRTQTAERFINEFPLAVIKGNAGEIGTLAGVSATVRGVDSGNISGDPKEIARSLAKEYGCTIVISGAEDIISDGKRVAGVLNGVPIMGKISGTGCMASAVCGACAAVSDSMDGCITAMTALGIAGEEAAKTAKGPGSFKPAFFDAVASLTNEQFIKSARISEYQ
- a CDS encoding 3-dehydroquinate synthase II; this translates as MTIQLPPILIRADHLQTYDERKAIVASALESGYTHIILRPEDEALRHLGRYTAILAEGKNLMYSGQRIGVLLNLTGAEEMEEAYSLKNAVPNLIISPENWKVILLENLISRFQNTETSVYICVKTPEEARLAFQTMEVGCDGIVITPDGPADLAAFSGIRTDEYPIVDLETAVVTKISTLSLGDRVCIDTCSLLEQGEGMLIGSQSSCLFLVCSESFESEYVNSRPFRVNAGAVHSYILCPDGTTKYLSEIASGAELLSRMPDGSLRTVNVGRVKIEIRPMLYIEAKAGGKTYSVVLQNAETIRLGTPSGAVSVSDLSIGDLVYVRLESGGRHFGHTMAETICEK
- the hmgA gene encoding hydroxymethylglutaryl-CoA reductase (NADPH), producing the protein MDEYLAKIRSGDLKLYALEKSMPADDAVSLRRKYIEEETGADLSAVGTYTMPIDRVVTRNIENMIGCVQIPLGVAGPISVKGEYANGSFWLPLATTEGALVASINRGCGAITKAGGAEVRILRDGMTRAPVFAAKSVAHAAEVARWAEDNLLLLKVAAEETTNHGELIGLTTYTAGTSVFIRFEFDTKDAMGMNMATIASEAAAHLIEEETKAKLIAVSGNMCCDKKPSAINIIEGRGKTVSAGVFLSDELVSTVFKTNSATLAEVNTRKNLTGSARAASFGFNAQAANVVAAMFIACGQDPAHVVEGSNTITTVDLVEGGVYVSVTLPSLQVGTIGGGTSIAPQNANLSLLGVANGAENPGDNAKAFAEIVASGVLAGELSLLGALGAQHLGKAHRELGRGEK
- a CDS encoding methyltransferase, with product MSEKVVQWCVRIPVREGEEGRRKLIAEGKADRSLRPYVEDGHLLIPVLEKTDLQAEFSTAGIREELPRHEQIGGIVVLQEEDIVGAEKILAARPSAHTALFATSPVEGEFRTKTFRVLAGDNTTETMYHEYGHRMIIDLTAAYFSARLSNERQRILSSMKEGEIILDMFAGVGPFPVMLAGKAKLVVANDINPSAVYLLQKNIRLNHLHNVVPILGDAMNLPDMLDSLKFDRIIMNLPFAAYGFLAGAAKLVAKGAVIHLYSLVEKEGEHNDDIQRAFPQAKITERFLRSYSPTSWHAVYDIEVNDEM
- a CDS encoding TrpB-like pyridoxal phosphate-dependent enzyme, yielding MFPKDGHTTLTVDDIPKKWYNIAVDIGSPEILNPGTMKPVTHDDLAPVFCKSSVEQELDTTHRFIDIPEVVREAYAQFGRVTPLQRAYHLEQYLKTPAKIYFKREDVSPTGSHKLNSAIAQAYYNKRDGTEHLTTETGAGQWGSALSLSCNYFDLDLIVFMVKVSFEQKPFRRSIMETYGGTVYPSPSSVTEYGKSVLAKDPSYGGTLGTAITEAVEMAVKDPTGKTKYSLGSVANHVCMHQTVIGQELICQLNEIDVTPDHMIACVGGGSNFAGFTFPMIHKKLHGKVDTNFLAVEPSEVPSLTKGEYRYDFGDSGCITPMFKMHTLGHDFTPNAVHAGGLRYHGMNPLVSRLYDNKTINAVSYTQEQVFQATVTFARTEGIIPAPESSHAIRAAVELALEAKKKNEEQIIVFNLSGHGLLDMTGYANHFKTCKQTVIEV